Within the Mycobacterium gordonae genome, the region GGTGGACAGGGTGGCGATGGCCTTGGTGCCCACCATCATGCGGGCCTGCTCGATGACCTCGAACATCTGCGCGATGCCGTCGTGCACCTCGCCGACCAGCCAGCCGACGGCGGGCTTGTCATGCTGGCCCAGCGACAACTCACAGGTGGCCGATACCTTCAGGCCCATCTTGTGCTCGACGTTGGTGACGTACACGCCGTTACGCTCGCCTGGCTCGCCCGTTTCGGGATCGAACAGGAACTTGGGCACGAAGAACAGCGACAACCCCTTGGTGCCCGGGCCGGCGCCCTCGGGGCGCGCCAGCACCAGGTGGAAGATGTTCTCGAACAGGTCGCCGGAGTCACCCGAGGTGATGAACCGCTTGACGCCGTCGATGTGCCAGGTGCCGTCCTCCTGCTTGACGGCCTTGGTGCGGCCTGCGCCCACGTCGGAGCCGGCGTCCGGCTCGGTGAGCACCATGGTCGATCCCCAGCGACGCTCGGCAGCCAGCACGGCCCACTTCTTCTGCTCCTCGGTGCCGAGGTGGTAAAGGATCTGGGCGAACCCCGCGCCACCGGCGTACATCCACACCGCCGGGTTGGAGCCGAGAATGTGCTCGTTGATGGCCCACATCAGCGCCTTGGGCATCGGCATGCCGCCGAGTGCCTCATCGAGGCCGGCCTTGTCCCAGCCGGCGTCGATCACCGCGTTGACGGATTTCTTGAACGACTCCGGCAGGGTCACCGAGAAAGTCTTCGGGTCGAAGGTCGGCGGGTTGCGGTCGCCTTCGATGAATGATTCGGCGACGGGGCCTTCGGCCAGCCGGGCCACCTCGGCGAGAATCTCGCGGCCGGTGTCGGCATCCAGGTCGCTGAATTCGCCCTGGCCTAACGCCTTGTCAACACCCAGCACCTCGAACAGGTTGAATTCCTGGTCACGAACGTTGCTTTTGTAGTGGCTCACTACGGTCCTCCTCGTTGAGAATGCCACCTGTGGTTGGGTACTAGGTCTAAGTTACCCACCAGTAACACCGTTAAAATATCGCGGCTGGCTTGTTCAACGCAAGTCGATGTGAGAAACATTTCACGGTCTAACTAACCAACCGGTTGGGATAGGGCTGATTGCAGACCTGGCATGGCCGCGGACCTGCGGCAATGATGGAGCAGATGACGAGTGTGGGGAGCGTCACGGCCCTTCCGATAGTGGATCTGCAGGCTGGTTCTGACCGGCTGCGCTCCGGTCTGCGGCAGGCCGCCCACGAGGTGGGTTTCTTCTATCTCGTCGGGCATGAGGTCCCAGCGAGCCTGGTGGACCGGGTTCTCGACGTAGGCCGGCGATTGTTTGCGCTGCCGCAGGCCGGCAAGGACGCGATCGCGATGGTGGGCAGCCCACACTTCCGCGGTTATACCCGGATGGGTGGGGAGCTGACCCGCGGCGAAGTCGATTGGCGCGAGCAGATCGACATCGGCCCCGAGCGCCCGTCCATCGGTGGCGCCGGCCGGCCTGACTATCTGTGGTTGCAGGGCCCCAACCAGTGGCCGACGGCCTTGCCTGATCTCCCGGGCATCATTGCCGAGTGGGACGCCGCGTTGTCGCAGGTGGCCCGGACTCTGCTGCGGCACTGGGCGGCCGCCCTCGACAGCCCGCCCGAGATCTTCGAGCCGGCATTCGGCGAGCAGCCCGCGACCCTGATCAAGATCGTGCGGTACCCACCGCACGCCGCATCCCCGCAAGGCGTCGGCGCTCACAAGGACTCCGGGGTGCTCACTTTGTTGCTGGCCGAACCGGGCAGCCGCGGTCTGCAGGTGCGGAGGTTTGTGGGACGGAATGGCTGGGTGGACGTCGCGCCGGTGGCCGGGGCCTTCGTCGTCAACATCGGCGAGTTGCTCGAGGTGGCAACCGGGGGTTACCTGCGTGCCACCGAGCACCGGGTGAACCTGTCCGGTGCGACCGCCGAGCGGATCTCGGTGCCCTACTTCTTCAACCCCGCGCTGGACGCGCAGCTACCGGTGCTATCGCTGCCCGCCGAGCTGGCCGAACGGGCGCGGCCGGCGCCCGACCCCGCCGACCCGATCCACTCCGTCTACGGCCGGAATGCCTGGAAAAGCCGGCTGCGGGCCCACCCGGATGTGGCTGCGGCGCACGGATACATCACCGGTAGGCTCGACCGCGAGAATCCCGTTCTCGGCTCGAGGAGCGAATGAAGTCCGGTGAGTGCGAACCACAAACTGACCCCGACGTCACTGCGCGAGGCTTTCGGCCATTTCCCGTCCGGGGTGATCGCCATCGCCGCCGAGATCAACGGTGTGCGGCAAGGTCTTGCGGCCAGTACGTTCGTGCCGGTCTCACTGGAGCCGCCGCTGGTGTCGTTCTGTGTGCAGAACACGTCCACCACCTGGCCCAAACTCCAGGGCGCGCCGATGCTGGGCATCAGCGTGCTCGGTGAGTCTCATGATGCGGCCGCGCGCACGCTGGCCGCCAAGACCGGGGACCGGTTCGCCGGGCTGGAGACCGAATCGCGTGACTCGGGCGCCGTTTTCATCAAGGGAACCGCGCTGTGGCTGGAAAGCGCGATCGAACAACTGATTCCGGCCGGCGACCACACGATCGTGGTGTTGCGTGTCAACGAGGTGACGGTCGACGCCGAGGTTGCGCCGATCGTCTTCCACCGCAGCGTCTTTCGACGCCTCGGGGTCTGAGGCCGACGTCGGTCAGGGCCGCTCGCCCAGTTCCTTCCGGTACGCGTCGATCCGCTGCTCGATCTCGGCCGCGTCGTCGTGCCGTCCCTCTTTATGCGCCAGCTCGGCGCGGACGGTCAACTCCCGAATCGCCGTTCGAATCTCGTTGTCACTGGTCGTTCCTGGCATGACAAACGGGTACCCGGTGTGGCGGCGATTAACGCCTGAACAGCTTGTTACCCAGCCACACGATCGGGTCGTACTTGCGGTCGGCGACCCGCTCTTTCATCGGGATCAGCGCATTGTCGGTGATCTTGATGTGCTCAGGGCACACCTCGGTGCAGCACTTGGTGATGTTGCAGTAGCCCAGTCCGTGCGCTTCCTGGGCTTGCTTCTGCCGGTCCACCGTGTCCAGCGGGTGCATGTCGAGCTCGGCGATCCGCATCAGGTAGCGCGGACCGGCAAATGCCTCTTTGTTCTCCTCATGGTCACGGATGACGTGACAGACGTTCTGGCACAGGAAGCACTCGATGCACTTGCGGAACTCCTGCGACCGCTGAACATCCACCTGGGCCATCCGGTACTCGCCCGGTTGCAGTTCCTTGGGCGGGGTGAACGACGGGATCTCGCGGGCTTTTTCGTAGTTGAAGGACACGTCGGTCACCAAGTCGCGGATCACCGGGAAGGTACGGATGGGGGTGACGGTGACGACTTCGTTCTCCTCGAACGTCGACATCCGGGTCATGCACATCAGGCGCGGCTTGCCGTTGATCTCCGCCGAACATGATCCGCACTTGCCCGCCTTGCAGTTCCAGCGCACCGCCAGGTCGGGCGTCTGCGTCTGCTGCAGGCGGTGGATGACGTCGAGCACCACCTCACCCTCGTTGACCTCGACGGTGAATTCCTGGAGCCCGCCGCCACTGTCGTCGCCGCGCCAGACCCGCATGCTTGCGTTGTACGCCATTACGCTCTCCGTTCCGGGTGCTCAACCAGCTCTTCGGCGGTGTAGTACTTCTCCAATTCGGAGATCTTGAAGAGCTCGAGCAGGTCAGCCCGCATCGGGATCTGCTCCTGGCGGGTGATGGTGATGTGGTCGCCGGTGGCCTCGGCCTCATCCTGCGGAGCCTCTTTGCACACCAGCAACGTGTTGCGCCAGCTGGAATCCATGCTCGGGTGGTCGTCGCGGGTGTGTCCGCCCCGGCTCTCGGTGCGCGTGAGCGCCGCCTTGGCCACGCATTCGCTGACCATCAACATGTTGCGCAGGTCGATCGCCAGGTTCCAGCCCGGGTTGTACTGCCGCCCGCCCTCGACCTGGACGTGCTGGTAGCGCGTCCAGAGCTCCTTGAGCAGCTTCAGCGCCCGGGTAATCTCTTCCTCTTTGCGGATGATGCCGACCAGGTCGTTCATCACGTGCTGCAGATCCATCTGCAGTGCGTAGGGGTTCTCCGGCGCCGAGCCGTCGGTGGGTGCCGAGAACGGCTTGAGGGCGAACGCCGCGGCGTCCTCCATGGCTTGCTCGGACACCTTGGGACGGCTGCTCAGGGCGCGCACGTAGTCGGCGGCTCCGAGCCCCGCACGCCGGCCGAAGACCAACAGGTCAGACAGTGAGTTGCCGCCCAGCCGGTTGGAGCCGTGCATGCCGCCGGAACATTCACCCGCGGCGAACAGCCCGGGGACCTTGGCGGCACCGGTGTCGGCGTCGACCTCGATGCCGCCCATCACGTAGTGGCAGGTGGGGCCGACTTCCATCGGCTCCTTGGTGATGTCGACCTCGGCCAGCTCCATGAACTGGTGATACATCGAGGGCAGCCGGCGCTTGATCTCCGCCGGGGTCAGCCGGGATGCGATGTCCAGGTAGACCCCGCCGTGCGGGGTGCCACGGCCGGCCTTGACCTCGGAGTTGATCGCGCGTGCCACCTCGTCGCGGGGCAGCAGGTCGGGGGTACGACGGGCCGAGTCGTTGTCCTTGAGCCACTGGTCGGCCTCTTGCTCGTCCTCGGCGTACTGCCCTTTGAACACGGGCGGGATGTAGCCGAACATGAACCGGGTGCCGTCGGAGTTCTTCAGAACGCCGCCGTCGCCGCGGACGCCCTCGGTGACCAGGATCCCCTTGACGCTGGGCGGCCACACCATGCCCGTCGGGTGGAACTGGACGAACTCCATGTTGATCAAGGTCGCGCCGGCACGCAGCGCGAGCGCATGCCCGTCGCCGGTGTACTCCCACGAGTTGGAGGTGACCTTGAACGACTTGCCGATCCCGCCGGTGGCCATCACCACCGCCGGCGCCTCGAACAGGACGAAATTGCCGCTCTCGCGCCAGTAGCCGAACGCCCCGGCGATCGCGTCACCGTCTTTGAGTAGTTCGGTGACGGTGCACTCGGCGAACACCCGGATCCGCGCCTCGTAGTCGCCGAACTCGGCGAAGTCCTCCTGCTGCAACGAGACGATCTTCTGCTGCATGGTGCGAATCAGCTCCAGGCCGGTGCGGTCACCGACGTGGGCCAGCCGCGGGTAGGTGTGTCCACCGAAGTTGCGCTGGCTGATCCGGCCGTCCGCGGTGCGGTCGAACAGCGCTCCGTAGGTTTCCAGCTCCCAGACGCGGTCCGGTGCCTCCTTGGCGTGCAGCTCGGCCATCCGCCAGTTGTTGAGGAACTTGCCGCCCCGCATGGTGTCGCCGAAGTGGGTCTGCCAGTTGTCTTTCGGGTTGGCGTTCCCCATGGATGCGGCGCAGCCGCCCTCGGCCATCACCGTGTGTGCCTTGCCGAACAGGGATTTGGTCACCACCGCGACCTTCAGGCCGCGCTCACGCGCTTCGATGACCGCACGTAACCCAGCGCCGCCGGCACCGATCACGACTACGTCGTAGGCGTGCCGTTCGACCTCAACCATGAAACCTCGCTCAAATTATGGAATTTCGTTCGCAATGTGGCTGAAGGGCTGATCAGCCGATGAATCGCAAGTCGGAGATGGTGCCGCTGGCTACCAGTGCGATGTAGAAATCGGTCAGCATCAGCGTGCCGAGCGTGATCCAGGCGTACATTTTGTGCCGCTCGTTGATCTTGCTGACCTGAGTCCAGATCCAATACCGCACAGGGTGTTTGGAGAAGTGCTTGAGCCGGCCTCCGGTGACGTGCCGGCAGGAGTGGCAGGACAGCGTGTAGGTCCACAGCATGATCACGTTGCCGAGCAGAATCAGATTGCCCAGGCCGAAGCCGAATCCGCCCGGACCGTCCTCGGAATGGAAGGCGGCGATGGCGTCCCAGGTGTTGATCAGCGAGATGATCCCGGCGATGTAGAAGAAGTACCGGTGGGTGTTCTGGATGATTAGCGGGATCTTGGTCTCACCCGTGTAGTGGACCCGGGGCTCGGCCACCGCGCAGGCCGTCGGCGACTGCCACACCGTGCGGTAGTAGGCGCCGCGGTAGTAGTAGCAGGTCAACCGGAACAGCAGCAGGAACGGCAGCGTCAGCGCCGCGTACGGCAACCACCACACGTCCGGCAAAATCTGCGGCCAGAATTCGCTGGCCTCACCGCAAGCCTTGCTGACGCACGGCGAGTAGAACGGCGTCAGGTAGTGGTACTTCGGGACGAAAAAGTAGTCCTGCTGGAACGCACGCACCGTCGCGTAGATGACGAAAGCGGCGAAGCCGAGATTGATCCTGAGTGGCTGCAGCCACCACCTGTCGGTGCGAAGCGTTTTGCGCCCGATCTGGGCTCGGGTAGCTGAAAAGACGCCGGACTCAGAACGGCTCGCCGTTGGTGCGCTCATCTGATGTGTTGTTCCTCTTCGAACGGGCTGTAGCTCGAAGGGTACACAGAATGACCGCCCGCTCCTTAGTCGGGCTTCTCAGTCGGGCCTCGCAGGCGAAGCGACTAATACCTGCTGTGACCTCCGACACCCTCGTCGTCGACATCGCGCCAGAAGTCGGTGTCGTACTGGGTGTCCGGAATGGCGATCTTCTCGCCGGATTGGTAGACGGTGGCTCGCGTCAGGTCCAATTCGGCGACATCGCTGTCCAGTAACTCGATGTCACTGAGGATTCGGTCGGCGTCGATGACGATGCGGCGCGTCGCAGGATTGTCTCCGTACCGCGACTTCAGCGACGTCACGCACCGCCGCAGCCCCCGCATCAGCTCGTGCAGTTCGGTGAGTTCAGTGGCGGTGGACAATCGATGCTCCCTGGGCCGAAGGTGTTACGGATCACAATACGTCAGTCGATACTATCCGCTGCCGGCGCCGGGCACCGGACAACATGTGCCCCGCGGCCGAGAAAGTGACTTTGTACCTATGGCTCAGGAACCAGCCGAACAGGCCCGAATGCTGCTGCAACTCCATCAGCCGGGAAACCCCGTGGTGCTGCCCACGGTGTGGGACGCCTGGTCGGCGAAGCTGGCCGCGGACGCCGGTTTTGCGGCCCTGACGGTGGGCAGCCACCCGCTGGGCGACTCGGTTGGCAAACCCGACAGTGAGGGCATGTCGTTCGACGACGTGCTGGCCCGGGTTGCGCAGATCACCGCCGCGGTCGACCTGCCGGTATCGGTGGACATCGAGTCGGGCTACGGGCAGGCGCCGCCACGGCTGATCGAGGGCCTGCTGAGCGTCGGCGCGGTCGGGCTGAACATCGAAGACACCGTGCATTCCGAAGGCGGGCGGCTGCGGTCTTCCGGTGAGCATGCGGAGTTGGTGGGTGCCCTGCGGGTCGCCGCCGACGCCGCCGGGGTGCACATGGTGATCAACGCTCGCACCGATGTGTTCCTGCGGCAGGAAGGTGACCCCGCGGGCCGCGTCGACGTGGCCGTGGCACGGCTCACCGAAGCGGCGCAGGCCGGCGCCGATGTGCTGTATCCGGTGGCGCGCCATGATCCGGACACGTTGCGGCGCTTGGTATCTGAGTTGCCCTTGCCGGTCAATGCGATCGCAATGCCGGACCGGGACGAACCCGCCATGTTCGCCCCACTCGGGGTGGCGCGGATCAGCTTCGGCCCGTTTTTGCAGTTCGCGCTGTCAGCCCGGGCCAACGAATTGCTCGCCCGCTGGCAGTAGTGCCGTCGCAAAAGCTCCCACACGCTGGGCGTGCGGGAGCTTTTGCGTCTGGTCGCGCTATTTGGTGATGGCGATGCGCTGTGGCTGCGCGCCGGCGTATGCGCCGGCGACCCGTACCGTCAGCACGCCCGCGTCATACGAGGCGGAGATGGCTTCGCCGGTGACGTGCGCCGGGAGCTGGAAGGACCGGCGGAAGGACCCGTAGCGGATCTCCCGCAGGGTGCGCCCGTGTTCCTCCTCGGCGTGTTCGTCGCGGTGTTCGCCATGGATGACCAGGCGGCCCTTGTCCACCTCGACGTTGACGTCCTGCTCGACGTCGACACCCGGCAGCTCCAACCGGACTACCGCGTCCTCCCCCTCCTTCAAGATCTCGGCAGCAGGGCTGAAACCGCAGGTAGCGGGCTTGGCCCAGTCCGCGGACGCCGGACCGAAAAAGTCCCGCAGCCACCGGTCGGTGTCCCACGCCGGACGCGACCACAAGGTGAGATTGCTCATGGGTGACTCCTTACCCTTCGTTGTGAGTTAGCTGTGCCCGACCCTGTGGTGGTCGGCTACCCGATAAAACATGAGTCGCCTACGCTAAAGTTCCACGAGGGTGTTCGCTGCGAGCGAACGTCGTCACACAGTCGATTGCCAGCTGTGAGGACGCCGTGATGAATGCTTCACATTCGGCGGCTTCCGCGGCAACATGGGCTTCGTAGTCTCGTGACATGTCTTCTGCCGGAAGTGCTCCCCGGCGCGCCGCTGCCCGGCGTGTGGTCGTGGTCGGCCACGGCATGGTCGGTCACCGGTTCGTCGAGGCGCTACGCGCCCGCGACACCGGCGATTCCTGGCGAATCACCGTGCTGGCCGAAGAGGCCGATGCCGCCTACGACCGCGTGGGCCTGACCTCCTACACCGAAAGCTGGGACCGCAAGCTGCTGGCCCTGCCGGGCAACGACTACGCCGGCAACCCACGGGTGCAATTGCTGCTGAACACCCGTGTCGTCGAAATCGACCGCGCCGCAAAGACAGTGGTGACCGCCGACGGCGACACCCATGCCTACGACGCGCTGGTTCTGGCCACCGGGTCCTTTGCTTTCGTCCCACCGGTCGCCGGACACGACCTACCGTCGTGCCACGTTTATCGAACCCTCGACGATCTCGACGCCATCCGCGCCGGCGCCCAGCGCGCTGTGGAGTCGGGTCGTGCCGGCGTGGTGATCGGCGGTGGCCTGCTGGGCCTGGAGGCTGCCAATGCCTTGCGTCAGTTCGGCTTGCCCACGCACGTGGTCGAAATGATGCCGCGTCTGATGGCCGCGCAGATCGACGAGGCGGGCGGTGCGCTGCTGGCCCGCATGATCGCCGACCTCGGGATCGATATTCACGTGGGCACCGGCGCCGAATCGATCGGTTCGGTTGCGCATTCGGACGGCTCGGAGTCGGTGGCGGTGACGCTGTCCGACGGCCGGGTGATCGACGCCGGTGTGGTGATCTTCGCCGCCGGCATCCGGCCGCGCGACGAGCTGGCCCGGGACGCCGGCCTGGAAATCGCCCCACGGGGCGGCGTCCTCACCGATCTGGCCTGTCGCACAACCGATCCCGACATCTTCGCGGTCGGCGAGGTGGCCGCCATCGAGGGCCGGTGTTACGGTCTAGTCGGGCCGGGCTACACCAGTGCCGAAGTGGTGGCCGACCGACTGGTCGACGGCACCGCGGAGTTCCCCGAGGCGGACCTGTCCACCAAGCTCAAGCTGCTCGGCGTCGACGTCGCCAGCTTCGGCGACGCGATGGGCAGCACCGAAAACTGCCTCGAGGTCGCCATCAACGACGCGGTGAACCGCACCTACGCGAAGCTGGTGCTCTCCGACGATGCCAGAACGCTGCTCGGTGGTGTGCTGGTGGGCGACGCGTCGGCCTACGGAGTGCTACGGCCCATGGTCGGCAGCGAATTGCCCGGCGATCCGCTGGCGCTCATCGCGCCGGCCGGATCGGCCGGCGCGGCGGGTGCGTTGGGCATTGGGGCGCTTCCGGATTCGGCCCAGATCTGTTCGTGTAACAACGTCACCAAGGGTGACCTGAAATGCGCGATCGGCGACGGCTGCGCCGACGTCCCGGCACTGAAAACGTGCACCGCGGCCGGCACCTCGTGTGGATCCTGCGTGCCGCTGCTCAAGGCGCTGCTGGAAGCCGAGGGTGTCGAGCAGTCCAAGGCGCTGTGCGAGCACTTCGGACAGTCGCGACCGGAGCTGTTCGAGATCATCTCGGCCACCGAGATCCGCACCTTCTCTGGTCTGCTGGAGCGCTTCGGCCGTGGAAAGGGTTGCGACATCTGCAAACCCGTCGTCGCCTCAATCCTGGCTTCCACCGGCTCCGATCACATCCTGGACGGCGAGCAGGCCTCGCTGCAGGACTCCAACGACCACTTCCTGGCCAACATCCAGCGCAACGGCAGCTACTCGGTGGTGCCGCGGGTGCCCGGCGGCGACATCAAGCCCGAGCACTTGATCCTGATCGGCCAGATTGCACAGGATTTCGGGCTCTACACCAAGATCACCGGAGGCCAGCGGATCGACATGTTCGGCGCCCGGGTCGACCAGTTGCCCGCCATCTGGAAGCGGCTGGTCGATGCCGGTCTGGAGTCGGGTCATGCGTATGGCAAGGCGCTGCGGACGGTGAAAAGCTGTGTCGGCAGCGACTGGTGCCGCTACGGCCAGCAGGATTCGGTGCAGCTGGCCATCGACCTCGAACTGCGCTACCGCGGGCTGCGGGCACCCCACAAGATCAAGCTGGGCGTCTCGGGTTGTGCTCGGGAATGTGCCGAGGCGCGGGGCAAGGACGTCGGGGTGATCGCCACCGAACAGGGCTGGAACCTCTACGTCGGCGGCAACGGCGGCATGACCCCCAGGCACGCCCAGCTGCTGGCCGGCGACCTGGACACCGCCACCCTGGTCCGCTACATCGACCGGTTTCTCATGTACTACATCCGCACCGCCGACCGGTTGCAGCGCACTGCGCCCTGGGTGGAATCGCTGGGCCTGGACCACGTGCGCGACGTGGTGTGCGACGATTCGCTCGGCCTGGCCGGCGAATTCGAGGCCGCCATCGAGCGGCACGTCGCGAACTACAAGTGCGAATGGAAGGGCGTGCTGGAGGACCCGGACAAGCTCTCGCGGTTCGTCTCCTTTGTCAACGCCCCCGACGCCGTCGACCCGACGGTGACATTTACCGAACGTGCTGGCCGCAAAGTGCCTGTCCCCATTGGCATTCCGCGGGTTCGATCCTAGCAGGGAATGGATCATGACGTTCATCAACGACATTCAGGCGTGGACCACCGCCTGCGACTACGACCACCTCATTCCTGGGCGCGGCGTCGGGGTCCTGCTCGACGACGGTTCGCAGGCTGCGCTGTTCCGGCTTGACGATGGTGCCGTGCACGCGATCGGAAACGTGGACCCGTGCTCCGGCGCGGCGGTGTTGTCCCGCGGCATCGTCGGCGACCGGTGTGGCCGCGCAACCGTCCAATCGCCGATCCTCAAGCAGGCTTTCGCGCTGGACGACGGTTCCTGCCTGGACGAAGAGGGAGTCTCGGTGCCGGTGTATCCGGTGCGGGTCACCGCCGACGGCCGGATCCAGGTCGGGCGGTTCGCCGCGCGGATGGCTGCCTAGTCGATCTTGCCGACGAGATAACGCTGCATCGTCGGGCCGATGGCGTCCACCAGCTGTTCCACCGTCATCGAGTGCAGCGGCTCCGAGCGCACTCCGTAGCGCATGATTCCCAGTCCGACCAGTTGCGAGGCGCACAGCGATGCGCGCACCGCGATCTTGTCGGCTCCGAGCATCTTGAGCAGCGGGTTGAACACCGGACCGATCAGCATCGACTGGACGACTTCGGCGGTCTTGGACAGACCCGTGGACGCGATCGCACTGGCGGCAAATGGGCCGCCGCCGGCGGCATCCCACGTGGTGATCAACATATAGAGCGTGCGGCGCCCGACCTGGTTGACGCTACCGGTGAAAATGCGGTCGATGAACTCCGGTGTCCGGAACGGTAAACGGAGCATCTTTGCCACATCGTCGAGGAGTCCTCGCGAGGGCTCTTCGTTACGGGCCATGTTGCCAGGATTACCCGGGATACCCGCAAACATCAAGTGTCGTTGCTCACGCCGTCCGCTGGTATTGCAACCCGGAGGATCGGATTGCGGCGTCTCGGAACCGCTCGGCCACCAGCCGGGCCAGCCTTGGGTGGGTGCCTAGCGGCCGTGTCACCAGGTCGGCGCCGCAGCAGTCCAGTCGCTCTTGGAACAGGCCCTCGGCGATCAGGTAGGAGACCACCACGACGCGCCGCGAGCGCCGGCGACGGGCATTGGTCACCGCCGCTTGGATCATCGGGCTGCCGGTGGCGGCGAAACCCAGCTCCACCGCTGATCCTGTCAGCCTCGACAGCAACGTCGCCGCGTGGTCCAGGTCGGCGCGGGCTCGCGGATCGGAAGTGCCCGCCGCCGCCAGTATCACCGAATCGCCGGGTTGCCAGCCGGTTTCCAGCAGGTTCTGAAACAGAATCCTGGTGATCCCCCGTCCCGGCCCGAGCGACGGCGTCACGAGCACCCGGCGATGCCCACTCGCCTCGACATGCGCCGGCAGGTCGGCCCGGACGTGGTAGCCGCGAGAGAGAAACGCGGGCAACACGATTGCGGGTTCGTCCCAGGCGCGCAGATCTGACAGCACTTCGGCGGGCGTGGGTCCCAGTACGTCGACGAA harbors:
- a CDS encoding acyl-CoA dehydrogenase, translated to MSHYKSNVRDQEFNLFEVLGVDKALGQGEFSDLDADTGREILAEVARLAEGPVAESFIEGDRNPPTFDPKTFSVTLPESFKKSVNAVIDAGWDKAGLDEALGGMPMPKALMWAINEHILGSNPAVWMYAGGAGFAQILYHLGTEEQKKWAVLAAERRWGSTMVLTEPDAGSDVGAGRTKAVKQEDGTWHIDGVKRFITSGDSGDLFENIFHLVLARPEGAGPGTKGLSLFFVPKFLFDPETGEPGERNGVYVTNVEHKMGLKVSATCELSLGQHDKPAVGWLVGEVHDGIAQMFEVIEQARMMVGTKAIATLSTGYLNALEYAKSRVQGADLTQMTDKTAPRVTITHHPDVRRSLMTQKAYAEGLRALYLYTATFQDAAVAEAVHGVTPELAAKINDLMLPIVKGVGSEQAYAKLTESLQTFGGSGFLQDYPVEQYIRDAKIDSLYEGTTAIQAQDFFFRKIVRDKGVALAHVSGEIQQFVDSESGNGRLKTERALLAKALTDVQAMAATLTGYLMAAQEDVTSLYKVGLGSVRFLMSVGDLVIGWLLQRQAAVAIEALDAGAAGAERSFYEGKIAVASFFSKNFLPLLTSTREVIETLDNDIMELDEAAF
- a CDS encoding isopenicillin N synthase family dioxygenase; this encodes MTSVGSVTALPIVDLQAGSDRLRSGLRQAAHEVGFFYLVGHEVPASLVDRVLDVGRRLFALPQAGKDAIAMVGSPHFRGYTRMGGELTRGEVDWREQIDIGPERPSIGGAGRPDYLWLQGPNQWPTALPDLPGIIAEWDAALSQVARTLLRHWAAALDSPPEIFEPAFGEQPATLIKIVRYPPHAASPQGVGAHKDSGVLTLLLAEPGSRGLQVRRFVGRNGWVDVAPVAGAFVVNIGELLEVATGGYLRATEHRVNLSGATAERISVPYFFNPALDAQLPVLSLPAELAERARPAPDPADPIHSVYGRNAWKSRLRAHPDVAAAHGYITGRLDRENPVLGSRSE
- a CDS encoding flavin reductase family protein — translated: MSANHKLTPTSLREAFGHFPSGVIAIAAEINGVRQGLAASTFVPVSLEPPLVSFCVQNTSTTWPKLQGAPMLGISVLGESHDAAARTLAAKTGDRFAGLETESRDSGAVFIKGTALWLESAIEQLIPAGDHTIVVLRVNEVTVDAEVAPIVFHRSVFRRLGV
- a CDS encoding succinate dehydrogenase/fumarate reductase iron-sulfur subunit gives rise to the protein MAYNASMRVWRGDDSGGGLQEFTVEVNEGEVVLDVIHRLQQTQTPDLAVRWNCKAGKCGSCSAEINGKPRLMCMTRMSTFEENEVVTVTPIRTFPVIRDLVTDVSFNYEKAREIPSFTPPKELQPGEYRMAQVDVQRSQEFRKCIECFLCQNVCHVIRDHEENKEAFAGPRYLMRIAELDMHPLDTVDRQKQAQEAHGLGYCNITKCCTEVCPEHIKITDNALIPMKERVADRKYDPIVWLGNKLFRR
- a CDS encoding fumarate reductase/succinate dehydrogenase flavoprotein subunit translates to MVEVERHAYDVVVIGAGGAGLRAVIEARERGLKVAVVTKSLFGKAHTVMAEGGCAASMGNANPKDNWQTHFGDTMRGGKFLNNWRMAELHAKEAPDRVWELETYGALFDRTADGRISQRNFGGHTYPRLAHVGDRTGLELIRTMQQKIVSLQQEDFAEFGDYEARIRVFAECTVTELLKDGDAIAGAFGYWRESGNFVLFEAPAVVMATGGIGKSFKVTSNSWEYTGDGHALALRAGATLINMEFVQFHPTGMVWPPSVKGILVTEGVRGDGGVLKNSDGTRFMFGYIPPVFKGQYAEDEQEADQWLKDNDSARRTPDLLPRDEVARAINSEVKAGRGTPHGGVYLDIASRLTPAEIKRRLPSMYHQFMELAEVDITKEPMEVGPTCHYVMGGIEVDADTGAAKVPGLFAAGECSGGMHGSNRLGGNSLSDLLVFGRRAGLGAADYVRALSSRPKVSEQAMEDAAAFALKPFSAPTDGSAPENPYALQMDLQHVMNDLVGIIRKEEEITRALKLLKELWTRYQHVQVEGGRQYNPGWNLAIDLRNMLMVSECVAKAALTRTESRGGHTRDDHPSMDSSWRNTLLVCKEAPQDEAEATGDHITITRQEQIPMRADLLELFKISELEKYYTAEELVEHPERRA
- a CDS encoding isocitrate lyase/PEP mutase family protein, giving the protein MAQEPAEQARMLLQLHQPGNPVVLPTVWDAWSAKLAADAGFAALTVGSHPLGDSVGKPDSEGMSFDDVLARVAQITAAVDLPVSVDIESGYGQAPPRLIEGLLSVGAVGLNIEDTVHSEGGRLRSSGEHAELVGALRVAADAAGVHMVINARTDVFLRQEGDPAGRVDVAVARLTEAAQAGADVLYPVARHDPDTLRRLVSELPLPVNAIAMPDRDEPAMFAPLGVARISFGPFLQFALSARANELLARWQ
- a CDS encoding Hsp20/alpha crystallin family protein is translated as MSNLTLWSRPAWDTDRWLRDFFGPASADWAKPATCGFSPAAEILKEGEDAVVRLELPGVDVEQDVNVEVDKGRLVIHGEHRDEHAEEEHGRTLREIRYGSFRRSFQLPAHVTGEAISASYDAGVLTVRVAGAYAGAQPQRIAITK